In Mytilus trossulus isolate FHL-02 chromosome 14, PNRI_Mtr1.1.1.hap1, whole genome shotgun sequence, a genomic segment contains:
- the LOC134697392 gene encoding switch-associated protein 70-like — MPGEQLTSVWQAIHNQDGPDSVTINKEILKWFLAKASSRYESIQFSERKLFDTFSEPTIEFSDFKAYVKKNIREPGVAFSKSCSDLEDLSWSILKSGIKSKLETGDVYKLWCITNRLMDEDTYPPVIFREDASWLLDKILANLGHNLKSSDDVFSKDKFTFQEMLSIMEDFAFSNTSQQQINTCIDGLYMWLVVEVMRKGKVYKRTKKQANWTNWVKRWCVLTPQCLRYYSSDNDSNQKGEFTFIKHTKIESLEMYSGFMKNLKGRFRLANVPMLEMEIAVDDETVKRAWLSDLEEIVQCVRDKTTPVQKLLKERHLKNMEKRNKKNGTTKQEEDIDSALNKTKLRADAQTKKHVFNTSIEIVEPEKETQQKSPSLEKESTEKIKAMFMKIDTNGNGQLDKNEFADFLQGLGLNMSEKESNLVFNSVDTNKSEQICFEEFQIYFCNHVMNETETAECVNVMRKAFLEADRDGSGTLNFREFTEYVWEKNRNANMSKILKSFSNVSTDEISFEDFEKLVAGSGAEVFAPILEEEIEQGTDSSLDDFQGRLQKVYDDTEANELTTYIRQRWNKFASFRRAGKTGSVVMTGGHGMVADIVPGQYSLIDLACFSDLPPLVPKHKVVKDAQWLSSTISGKSGKIIFPLEFDKHIPTEQATSELLRYYGCSFADSQQEQISLLFRHGIQDFTYENGYLEKYVTATNGGAGIEKHDFSHLDCPLSEDSGFFILAKFVDNGDFHITAFRLPVRHTLYCPGGVIHCNDYLKGTWRTMLSDETDIDHVHLTHIIEEGHEEKFRFEFT; from the coding sequence ATGCCCGGAGAACAGTTGACCAGTGTTTGGCAAGCTATACATAATCAAGACGGACCCGACAGTGTAACCATAAATAAGGAAATATTGAAATGGTTTCTGGCAAAAGCGTCTTCTAGATATGAATCAATTCAATTTTCTGAACGCAAACTTTTCGACACGTTTTCAGAGCCGACTATAGAATTTAGTGATTTCAAAGcgtatgtaaagaaaaatatacgGGAACCTGGAGttgctttttcaaaatcttgcAGTGATTTGGAGGATTTGAGTTGGAGCATCCTTAAATCTGGAATAAAAAGTAAGCTGGAAACAGGAGATGTTTACAAACTATGGTGCATAACAAATCGTCTGATGGATGAAGATACATACCCACCAGTGATCTTCCGCGAGGACGCAAGTTGGCTTCTAGATAAAATTCTGGCCAATCTAGGACATAATCTCAAATCTTCGGATGATGTCTTCTCAAAAGACAAATTTACTTTTCAAGAAATGTTATCAATTATGGAGGATTTTGCCTTTTCCAATACATCACAGCAACAAATAAACACATGCATTGACGGTCTCTACATGTGGTTGGTTGTAGAGGTAATGAGAAAAGGCAAGGTGTACAAACGTACTAAGAAGCAGGCAAATTGGACAAACTGGGTGAAACGTTGGTGTGTTTTGACACCTCAGTGTCTTCGATACTATAGTAGTGACAATGACTCCAATCAAAAAGGCGAATTCACATTCATTAAACATACCAAAATAGAAAGCCTTGAAATGTACAGTGGTTTTATGAAAAATCTTAAAGGCAGATTTAGGCTGGCGAATGTCCCAATGCTAGAAATGGAAATAGCTGTCGATGACGAAACTGTGAAAAGGGCCTGGTTATCTGACCTAGAGGAAATAGTTCAGTGCGTTAGAGATAAAACAACGCCTGTTCAAAAACTCCTTAAGGAAcggcatttaaaaaatatggaaaaaaggAATAAGAAAAATGGAACAACTAAACAAGAAGAGGATATCGATTCAGctctaaataaaacaaagctTCGAGCCGATGCACAGACTAAAAAGCATGTTTTCAACACCTCTATTGAAATAGTGGAACCAGAAAAGGAAACACAACAAAAGAGTCCTTCCTTGGAAAAAGAAAGTACAGAGAAGATAAAGGCAATGTTTATGAAGATTGACACGAATGGAAACGGCCAGTTGGATAAAAACGAATTTGCAGACTTCCTTCAAGGGCTTGGCTTAAACATGTCAGAAAAAGAAAGTAATCTAGTTTTTAATTCTGTAGATACAAATAAAAGTGAACAGATTTGCTTCGAGGAATTCCAAATCTACTTTTGTAATCACGTCATGAATGAAACCGAAACTGCAGAATGCGTCAATGTAATGCGAAAAGCATTTTTGGAGGCTGATCGTGATGGATCAGGAACATTAAACTTCCGGGAATTCACGGAATATGTTTGGGAAAAGAACAGAAACgcaaatatgtcaaaaattttgaaGTCTTTCTCGAATGTTAGTACCGATGAAATTTCgtttgaagattttgaaaaattggTAGCAGGCAGTGGAGCAGAGGTTTTTGCGCCAATATTAGAAGAAGAGATAGAACAAGGCACTGATTCCTCTCTAGATGATTTCCAAGGCCGCCTTCAGAAGGTGTATGACGACACAGAAGCAAATGAACTTACTACCTATATAAGACAGCGATGGAATAAGTTTGCTTCATTCCGAAGGGCTGGAAAAACAGGTTCTGTTGTTATGACTGGTGGACACGGAATGGTAGCGGATATTGTTCCAGGGCAGTATAGCTTGATTGACCTTGCTTGTTTCAGTGACCTGCCTCCATTGGTACCAAAGCATAAGGTAGTAAAGGACGCACAATGGTTATCAAGTACAATATCTGGAAAATCTGGAAAGATCATATTCCCACTAGaatttgacaaacacatacCAACCGAACAGGCCACATCAGAACTTTTGCGGTATTATGGTTGCAGTTTTGCTGATAGTCAACAAGAACAAATATCTTTGCTCTTCCGTCACGGAATCCAGGATTTCACTTATGAAAACGGATACTTGGAAAAGTACGTAACGGCTACAAATGGTGGGGCAGGaattgaaaaacatgatttttcacATTTAGATTGTCCTTTGTCAGAAGATTCGGGATTTTTCATTCTTGCAAAATTCGTGGACAATGGCGACTTCCACATAACAGCCTTCCGACTTCCTGTACGTCATACACTCTATTGCCCCGGAGGAGTAATTCATTGTAATGACTACCTCAAAGGAACATGGAGGACCATGCTGTCAGATGAAACAGACATTGATCACGTGCATCTCACACACATCATAGAAGAAGGACACGAAGAAAAGTTTAGATTCGAGTTTACCTAA